ACCCCGGCTCTACGtgtccccctccctccccccaacTCAGTGTGAGGCACAGAGCGATGGGTTgggatggttttgttttctctttcacgTGCTAAGATAAGGAATCCTGATGCCATCTGGGCTCGGGGATGGTCGTATTCCATGTGCCACCATCCCCTTGTTTGCATCACAGATCCCACATCGGGCCGCCGAGTCCATCCTGCTGCTGACCCCATTGGGGCTGGCTCCCCTCTGCACAGTcactgagctcagtgctcaCCCCGTGTCCCACACACACGCAGCCGTTCCACTTGGCCATCTCAATGGGATAATCCTCCGGGTACTCCACGAGGGCGGGGGCGAAGGGTCCCACAATCCAAGGCAGGGTTGTGTGTTGCCCCACGTATTCCAAGAGCTCATCGATGCTcagctgtgcttgcagcacacgctgcctgctctgctccagcaccatGCCTGATAGGTCGTGGAAGGAGCAAGCACGGGACAGGGAGCTGTGCAATCCCTCCACGCCGTGTCTCACGTGCCCCACTGTGTCCTGCACGCTGCTGGGCAGCCCACGGATGGGGAGGTGGGTGCAAGCAGCTTGCAGCTGCCTCAGGAGCCCTCGTAGCATGGCCATGGTCCTCACCTCCACCTGGAAAGCAATAAGAACATAGAGCTATGGGCACAGCCTTGACCCCATTGCTTTACACTCTGCTGTATAGCATCCCTCCCTTACCTGGTTGTCCTCCATGGGTGCATCATCCTGCAGGCTCCACTCCAGCCACATATGGTGCAGGTGCTGCCTGGCGCTGTGCAATGAGTCGTCCACTCCATGCCTGCCCTGCTGGATCTAAAGGATGGAGAGCACCGGGAGTGCACTGAGATGCTctggatggggatgtggggatggcTGCAGCCCTTACCAGCTCGATGATGCGATGCAGGCGGCTCAGGGCTTGCTGTGCACTGTGCTGGGCCCATTGCAGCTCACCCAGGGAGCGTCGCAGGGCACGGTCCTTCAGCTTGGCTGAGATGGAGCCCACACGCACCATGCGACTCTGCCGCCGGCGCCGCTGCTCCCGTGAGGTCACCTCGGTGCCATCTGCTGCGGGGTGATGGGGAGAGCAATGCAGGGTGCGCATTAACCCCAAGGATGAGCCCTGAGCTCTATGGCACAGCGCAGGGTGTTTGGCTCGCAGTCATTGCAGGTGTCCCCTCTGCCCCTGCGGTCACCTCTGCGGTGacacagcaccagctctgcccACCACTGCCCCGTGCTGAGCTATAAATACCCAGCGCAAGCAAGCTGGTGGCACGGGGCTATAtttgctctctgctttccaGGTGAGAGTTCACCCCATGCTGCTCCACATTTCCCCATGCAGGGAATATCCCTTGGGTCACAGTGGCTCTGTGAGACTCAGTGCTGCCCTGGCTGAGGGGTGGGGGCTGCCCACACCCCCATTGTGGCacccagcacccccagcaccaaagcagagctgagccctggggatggGCTTCAATCCCAACAAGGGGGGACAGCACTCACCCTCATCCGTCCCAGGCAGGTAATGTTCCACCAGCTCCTCCGACTTATCCAGCACTGTGTCAGTCccatctgccagcagctgaCCCAGACGGGAGCCCACCACGGTGTcgatgctgcagctcagcctcctCTGTGTCCTCTCCACGCCGCCCCACACGGCCCCATAGGCCCTTCCCACAGCGCGGCTCATTGCTTCCCTCACACCCATCACGGTGCCCAACACCAACTCCCTGGTCCCTGCCACCACCTGGAGGGCACAGAATGGGGCAGTTCATCATCCCAGCAGTTCACACAAAGccagccagccccatagggacattaCCTTCTCAGTGGGCTGCTGTAGGATGGGCAGCTTCTCCTCCAGCTTATCCAGCCCTTTGCAAGCGTATTCATTGGCAGTGGatactaaaaaaaacccaaaataatCAGATGTGTCACCCCATAACACTCCCCATCCCCGGATCTATGGGGTGCCCCACTCACTCTGTGGCTCCAGCTTGCTGAGGATGGGCTGTGCCccactgactgctgctgctgtcagagtCTTCACCCCCTTCTCAGCAGCATCACACATAGAGCGGACATAGGGGTGGTTCTCCTTAGTGGAGGTGTAGGCACTGGACACGGTGCTACAGGCAGAGCTCACCAGGGGCAGGTTGGCCACCCGCACCACCACGTTCTGCTATAGGGTGGCAATGGGGAACAGTGAGATGGGACCCTGCGGTGTCCCCAGCCCATGGGCCCTCCCCATAGCCCTACCTGCAGCTCTTCTCGTGCCGGTGCTGAGTTGTCGGCTGACATCGCTGCGGTGGAGAGAAGAAAGCGGGGCTGAGCACTGCAAACTCATGGCACGAGTGGAAGGAACCTGGAGGCCGCTGGGGATGGGGAGTTTAGGAGGGGTGGATAGGGGGGATTGGGATGGGGCTCATTCTGGGGCTCCCACCCCACCAGGATACAGTGGGGTTGGGTTTCCGAGGGATGGAAGCGGGGCAGGAGGGGGTCcctggggaggggggtgggagtGCAGGACACCATCCGTCCTCTAGGAGGCTCTGGAGGGGGAGGTCCCCGAGGGGGGGAGTCCTAGGGGTCCCGTGGGACATCGCGGTGCCCCCGCCCCCCCCATCCTCGGACCCCCGGCCCCTCCCGTGGGTCATTCCCCTCCCCCCCGCTCTCGTGCGGAGCCCCCGGGCTGTACTCACTGCGaggatgggggggtgggggggcgggATATCGCGACCTCCGGTCACGATCGAGATTCCCGGTCGCGATCGTAACCCCAATCCgtcccctcccagctccgcGTTCATAGTGGGGCGGGAGCCAAACAGCGAAGGGGTGGGACGCTCAGCCGCCAATTGGGAGGGAGGGGTGGGActttagggggggggggggcttccAGATCGGTGTCCCCGACCCTATAACCCGGTGCCAGGTGTCCCCTTCCAGGATGTCCCACATCGGGTGTCCCTATACCTCACtgctgtcccccccccccccggtacCCCTCAGTTGTCCCCATGCTGAGTGTTTAACCCGTGCCAATTGTCCCCATAACGAGTGACCCCGCACCGAGTGTCCTCATACCACTATTGCCCACGCCAGGTGTCCCCGTGTCTTTATGTCACACCTCCCCATGACAGTGTCCCATGACTCCTCTGTCCGTCCCCAAGGGCTCAGGGTCACCCAGAGGAGATGGTGGGGAACTTGGGGACGTTATGTTGTCCAGGAGGGCCGCCCCAGGGGATCAAGTTGGTCTGGGCAGGGATATGGGACATGGAGGGGATGAGTTTGATGGCAGCCATCATTGCCTTTCATTCATGAACTTCACAGGACAACACAGAACGAGGAGAAGCCATTTAATGCGGTCTTGTAAGGATGGGGACaaggagatgggagctgggatggTGTGAAGCAGGTGGGGTGGGACTGGGGGCCTTTGGGATGGAGCAGATAGGGTGGGGATGGCAGCcactgggatggggatgggaatcACTGGGATGGGGCAAGGTTCTCattgcctcagtttccctaaGAGGGTTGGAGGGAGGGGACATGGCACTGAACCCCTTGCCTAGTGATCCAGGGGTCTCTGTTTGCCCCCCCCATGCTGGCAGCCCTCACCCCCAGCCTGGCTCACAGCAGCCACCTCCTCCCcctggtgctgtgcagggctggcacagcGTGTGTCATGGGCAGCAATGAGCTGCAGGGCTTcatcctgcagcagtgccagcagggagCACTCACAGGCCCAAGGGTTCCCTGAGATGTCAAGGGATAGCGGGGGGCCAGGGGAGCGTGGGGGCAACTGCAGAGCCTGCAGATGGTTGTGTGACAGGTCGAGGACGCGGAGGTGGAGCAGTGGGGAGAAAATGCCGTCGGGCAGCACCTGCAGGGTGTTGCTCTGCAGGAAGAGCAGGCGCAGAGCAGGGG
The DNA window shown above is from Coturnix japonica isolate 7356 chromosome 28, Coturnix japonica 2.1, whole genome shotgun sequence and carries:
- the LOC107325543 gene encoding perilipin-3-like isoform X1, yielding MSADNSAPAREELQQNVVVRVANLPLVSSACSTVSSAYTSTKENHPYVRSMCDAAEKGVKTLTAAAVSGAQPILSKLEPQISTANEYACKGLDKLEEKLPILQQPTEKVVAGTRELVLGTVMGVREAMSRAVGRAYGAVWGGVERTQRRLSCSIDTVVGSRLGQLLADGTDTVLDKSEELVEHYLPGTDEADGTEVTSREQRRRRQSRMVRVGSISAKLKDRALRRSLGELQWAQHSAQQALSRLHRIIELIQQGRHGVDDSLHSARQHLHHMWLEWSLQDDAPMEDNQVEVRTMAMLRGLLRQLQAACTHLPIRGLPSSVQDTVGHVRHGVEGLHSSLSRACSFHDLSGMVLEQSRQRVLQAQLSIDELLEYVGQHTTLPWIVGPFAPALVEYPEDYPIEMAKWNGCVCVGHGVSTELSDCAEGSQPQWGQQQDGLGGPMWDL
- the LOC107325543 gene encoding perilipin-3-like isoform X3, with protein sequence MSADNSAPAREELQNVVVRVANLPLVSSACSTVSSAYTSTKENHPYVRSMCDAAEKGVKTLTAAAVSGAQPILSKLEPQISTANEYACKGLDKLEEKLPILQQPTEKVVAGTRELVLGTVMGVREAMSRAVGRAYGAVWGGVERTQRRLSCSIDTVVGSRLGQLLADGTDTVLDKSEELVEHYLPGTDEADGTEVTSREQRRRRQSRMVRVGSISAKLKDRALRRSLGELQWAQHSAQQALSRLHRIIELIQQGRHGVDDSLHSARQHLHHMWLEWSLQDDAPMEDNQVEVRTMAMLRGLLRQLQAACTHLPIRGLPSSVQDTVGHVRHGVEGLHSSLSRACSFHDLSGMVLEQSRQRVLQAQLSIDELLEYVGQHTTLPWIVGPFAPALVEYPEDYPIEMAKWNGCVCVGHGVSTELSDCAEGSQPQWGQQQDGLGGPMWDL
- the LOC107325543 gene encoding perilipin-3-like isoform X2 encodes the protein MSADNSAPAREELQQNVVVRVANLPLVSSACSTVSSAYTSTKENHPYVRSMCDAAEKGVKTLTAAAVSGAQPILSKLEPQISTANEYACKGLDKLEEKLPILQQPTEKVVAGTRELVLGTVMGVREAMSRAVGRAYGAVWGGVERTQRRLSCSIDTVVGSRLGQLLADGTDTVLDKSEELVEHYLPGTDEDGTEVTSREQRRRRQSRMVRVGSISAKLKDRALRRSLGELQWAQHSAQQALSRLHRIIELIQQGRHGVDDSLHSARQHLHHMWLEWSLQDDAPMEDNQVEVRTMAMLRGLLRQLQAACTHLPIRGLPSSVQDTVGHVRHGVEGLHSSLSRACSFHDLSGMVLEQSRQRVLQAQLSIDELLEYVGQHTTLPWIVGPFAPALVEYPEDYPIEMAKWNGCVCVGHGVSTELSDCAEGSQPQWGQQQDGLGGPMWDL